Part of the Vigna angularis cultivar LongXiaoDou No.4 chromosome 1, ASM1680809v1, whole genome shotgun sequence genome, ATTGTTCCAATAAATGATGTTCTTAAATAACCTGTGCAAAGACAAATGGTCCTCCGTCTCTCATCCGCAAAGCATCCCGCTGCATGACTGCTAAATCAGCCCCAATTGCCGGAGCAAGGTCAGTCTTGTTTATCACCTGGAATAAAGTCCAACCAGTTCCACAATCATATTCTAAAATCTTGCAACAAGTATTGATGGATCTGTAACAAGAACAGTGCAAGATCTATGCAAATAGCACCTACAAGGAGATCAGCTTGTGTGATTCCAGGACCACCTTTCCTAGGAATTTTATCACCACCAGATACATCTATTATGTAAATTATGTAGTCAGCCAATTCCCTGCTAAAATTGGCAGCCAGGTTATCTGCAGAAGAAGGAAACTCAAATGAATATCCAAATCTCTTggaatctaaatttaaaaaacaatcacATATCTATGAACACACATAACTAATTCATACAAACAATCGTTTAGCTTGTTCAACATCTGgtttaatgtaaaaatcatcCAAAACATGTTAACTAGATTCTAAACATAGCAACCAAAGATCATGTATTTCTAAGAGTGAATAAACTTAATAACATGTGagtaaacttaattaaattgtagtaattaattaaaaattagataaagaaaaataccTCCCCCGGATTCACAAAGAAGTATATCTGCTTTGAAGAGGTTAGAAAGCTCCTCCAGAGGTCCAAGATTAATACTAATGTCTTCCCGAATGGCAGCATGTGGGCAGCCCCCAGTTTCCACAGCGCGTATCCTTTCTTCTGGAAGAGCTTTGTGCTTCACCAAGAATTCACCATCCTCTTTGGTGAATATATCATTAGTCACCTGAAACAAACAAGAAAGCAAAGcacatttttttggttttgcttTAGTCAAAGTAAGAGTAAAATTGGAAGACAGAGAGAAGGTGGAAAAACTCACAGCAGCGAGACTGTAGTTATCCCGAAGGAATTCACAAAGGGCCAACATGAGAGCTGTTTTCCTGCATTgccatgaaaatgaaaaagggtTTAACTTTTGAAGGGTTCTGCATAGACAGAGAAAGAGAAACCCACCCAGTGCCGACAGGTCCACCAATTCCGACAGTGAAGGCTCTTTCGTTGAAATTCCTGTTAAGAGGAGGGGCTCTTCTGCTGAAGAAGCCAGGAGAGTAGATGGGTTCGTGAGAATGCGGCGCCAGACCATCATGGCTGTGGTACACCCTACCATCCTTGCCTACCCATGACTTCCCCTCTCCCTTTTCACCGTCATGATCATGTTCGTGATCGTGATCATGACCATGAtcatgatggtggtggtggtgatgttCGCCGTGAGAAGCCATTGAATGTGTCTGATGCTAACTGTCACTGTGATGGACTCTGGA contains:
- the LOC108319378 gene encoding urease accessory protein G isoform X1 — encoded protein: MASHGEHHHHHHHDHGHDHDHEHDHDGEKGEGKSWVGKDGRVYHSHDGLAPHSHEPIYSPGFFSRRAPPLNRNFNERAFTVGIGGPVGTGKTALMLALCEFLRDNYSLAAVTNDIFTKEDGEFLVKHKALPEERIRAVETGGCPHAAIREDISINLGPLEELSNLFKADILLCESGGDNLAANFSRELADYIIYIIDVSGGDKIPRKGGPGITQADLLVINKTDLAPAIGADLAVMQRDALRMRDGGPFVFAQVKHKVGVEEIVNHVLQAWEATTGNKLH
- the LOC108319378 gene encoding urease accessory protein G isoform X2, with protein sequence MASHGEHHHHHHHDHGHDHDHEHDHDGEKGEGKSWVGKDGRVYHSHDGLAPHSHEPIYSPGFFSRRAPPLNRNFNERAFTVGIGGPVGTGKTALMLALCEFLRDNYSLAAVTNDIFTKEDGEFLVKHKALPEERIRAVETGGCPHAAIREDISINLGPLEELSNLFKADILLCESGGDNLAANFSRELADYIIYIIDVSGGDKIPRKGGPGITQADLLVINKTDLAPAIGADLAVMQRDALRMRDGGPFVFAQIPIIIHFLSALK